CTTCTCAAGAATAACATCCAGCTTTTCCTTATCAAGATAGCAGTCATTCGCAGTTTCTTCTGCTACCTTAATCAGTCGGCGTAGAACCGCTTTCTCTTTAACAATCTGCGCATAATAACGAACATTTGCCGATGTAGGGACCGCTGTTACCAGATCTCTGATAAATTCCAGGCTGCATACCTGAGGTGGCACATCCTTTTCCTTTAATCGATCCTGAAGGGTGACCAAATCCACCGGCTTTCCCTCGTTATACAGTTCTATCATTGTCTCATACAGGATACCGTATTGATTTTCATAAAAGTCAGAGCTACTAAGTATTTCCGACGCTGATATTATAGCATCCCGGTCCATAATCATGGAACCTATTACCGATTGCTCTGCTTCAGCACTATGCGGTAGTATTCTTTTTATAAATGCTTCATCCATACGTAACCCCCCTGGTTAAACATCATACCGCTTCTACCTTAACCTTAAGCTCCGCGGTTACCTGAGGATGTACTTTTACCGGAACCGTATATGATCCGGCATTTTTGATTGGATCATTGAGCTGTATCTTTTTCTTATCTATATCAAATCCATATTGTTCTTTCACTGCTGCTGCGATTTCCTTTGTTGAGACTGATCCAAAGGTTTTACCGCCCTCTCCAGCCTTAATACTTACTTTAACGGAAAGCTCCTCCAGCTTTTTACTGAAGACTTTAGCTTCTTCTAATAGCTCCTGCTGCTTTTTCGCTTCTGCTGCCTTCTGATTATTTAATTCGAATATATTCTGCTTTGTAGCTTCTATCCCCAGCTTTTTCGGTAATATAAAATTTCTTGCATAACCATCACTAACCTTAACAATTTCGCCCTTTTTACCAAGCGCTTTAACATCCTGAATTAAAATGATATCCATAACTTTATCTCCTTTTACTTTAATCTAGCTTCAGGCAATTACGAAACTCTGAAGATATCTTATATTATGTATACAGCAGATACATATTCCTACACAAACCCGCTCCTTCCGCTATGGTTTGCTTCGGAATATGTAT
The nucleotide sequence above comes from Variimorphobacter saccharofermentans. Encoded proteins:
- the rplI gene encoding 50S ribosomal protein L9, encoding MDIILIQDVKALGKKGEIVKVSDGYARNFILPKKLGIEATKQNIFELNNQKAAEAKKQQELLEEAKVFSKKLEELSVKVSIKAGEGGKTFGSVSTKEIAAAVKEQYGFDIDKKKIQLNDPIKNAGSYTVPVKVHPQVTAELKVKVEAV